A window of the Canis lupus baileyi chromosome 8, mCanLup2.hap1, whole genome shotgun sequence genome harbors these coding sequences:
- the CHCHD2 gene encoding coiled-coil-helix-coiled-coil-helix domain-containing protein 2 codes for MPRGSRSRASRMAPPASRAPQMRAAPRPAPAAQPPAAAPPSAVGSPAAPRQPGLMAQMATTAAGVAVGSAVGHTIGHAITGGFGGGSNTEPSRPDITYQEPQGTQPAYQQQFGPCHYEMKQFLECAQNQGDLKLCEGFSEVLKQCRFANGLA; via the exons ATGCCGCGTGGAAGccggagccgcgcctcccgcatGGCTCCTCcggccag ccGGGCACCTCAGATGAGAGCTGCGCCTAGACCAGCGCCAGCCGCTCAGCCACCAGCAGCAGCTCCGCCATCTGCTGTTGGCTCACCTGCTGCACCCCGACAGCCAGGTCTCATGGCCCAGATGGCAACCACTGCAGCTGGCGTGGCTGTAGGCTCTGCTGTAGGGCACACGATTGGGCATGCCATTACTGGGGGCTTTGGTGGAGGAAGTAACACTGAGCCTTCAAGGCCCGACATCACTTACCAG GAGCCTCAGGGAACCCAGCCAGCATACCAGCAGCAGTTTGGCCCATGCCACTACGAGATGAAACAGTTCCTGGAGTGTGCCCAGAACCAGGGTGACCTAAAGCTTTGTGAAGGTTTCAGCGAGGTGCTGAAACAGTGCAGATTTGCAAATG GATTAGCCTAA